Proteins encoded together in one Balaenoptera ricei isolate mBalRic1 chromosome 2, mBalRic1.hap2, whole genome shotgun sequence window:
- the RNASE12 gene encoding probable inactive ribonuclease-like protein 12 — MVLMVILFLLLLFWENELNEEVMAATLDQLHVDYPQSDVPVRYCNHMIIQRLIKEPNNTCKKEHVFVHERPRNINSVCNSLRKVACQNHSTILCFQSETKFKMTVCKLIEGTRYPACSYHISLTEGFIVVTCDDMGPVNIQRYDE, encoded by the coding sequence ATGGTACTAATGGTGATACTTTTCCTGCTGCTTCTATTCTGGGAAAATGAGCTGAATGAGGAAGTAATGGCGGCAACCTTAGACCAGTTGCATGTGGACTACCCTCAGAGTGACGTTCCTGTAAGGTACTGCAACCACATGATCATACAAAGACTCATCAAGGAACCCAACAACACCTGCAAAAAGGAGCATGTCTTCGTCCATGAGAGGCCTCGAAATATCAACAGTGTTTGCAATTCTCTCAGGAAGGTGGCTTGCCAAAACCATTCCACCATTCTCTGCTTCCAGAGTGAGACCAAGTTCAAAATGACAGTCTGCAAGCTCATTGAAGGCACCAGATATCCTGCCTGCAGCTACCACATTTCCCTCACAGAGGGGTTTATTGTCGTCacttgtgatgacatggggccAGTTAATATCCAGAGATACGATGAATAA